One window of the Papaver somniferum cultivar HN1 unplaced genomic scaffold, ASM357369v1 unplaced-scaffold_115, whole genome shotgun sequence genome contains the following:
- the LOC113329215 gene encoding BRCA1-A complex subunit Abraxas 1-like yields the protein MAEAEDLLPLQKISISGPTLTSIIQRFSSSPGDVDGLLYAHITSSSPILEDDVVLAESSSSARSSSDSSSSTSIATITGFFCSGTVLSFYNSLGQLNLPVLQSLLSNNQNQNQTLIGWFVGRRRTCLRPSMREFSVCKSLATKNALTKLFNLPPVFMIFTTPVTDQTIHTHDYQAFQFGRGKLESKTVDVVNIGPAFRGHYNDFAPNSVFPLLPCVFKGDGMEIGGGDSERSKGSLSELKEKEKVQKKLDNVVQGFEVGRLSKLMGSQALSYTQELEALYEAMLMKLEGLARVVEKSNEKVIEQELRIGKMRNKFAGLE from the coding sequence ATGGCAGAAGCAGAAGATCTTCTACCATTACAGAAGATCTCAATCTCCGGACCCACATTAACATCAATAATCCAACGGTTCTCATCATCACCAGGAGACGTAGACGGTCTATTATACGCCCACATCACATCTTCATCGCCAATTCTAGAAGACGATGTAGTTCTTGCTGAATCGTCTTCTTCAGCTCGCTCTTCTTCCGattcgtcgtcttcaacatccATCGCTACAATCACTGGTTTCTTCTGTTCTGGTACTGTTTTAAGCTTTTATAACTCACTGGGTCAACTCAATCTCCCCGTTTTACAATCATTACTCAGTAataatcagaatcagaatcagaccTTGATCGGTTGGTTTGTAGGTAGACGGAGAACTTGTTTAAGACCGTCAATGAGAGAATTTTCAGTTTGTAAATCGTTAGCTACCAAAAATGCCCTTACGAAATTGTTCAATTTACCGCCTGTTTTTATGATTTTTACTACTCCGGTGACTGATCAGACTATACATACGCATGATTATCAAGCGTTTCAGTTTGGGAGGGGGAAATTAGAGTCGAAGACGGTGGATGTTGTGAATATTGGACCTGCATTTCGTGGGCATTATAATGATTTTGCGCCGAATTCGGTGTTTCCCTTGTTGCCATGTGTGTTTAAAGGAGATGGGATGGAAATTGGAGGTGGTGATAGTGAGAGGAGTAAAGGTAGTTTGAGTGAGTTGAAGGAAAAGGAGAAGGTGCAGAAGAAGTTGGATAATGTTGTACAAGGGTTTGAGGTTGGGAGATTGAGTAAGTTAATGGGTTCGCAAGCGTTGAGTTATACTCAAGAGTTGGAAGCTTTATATGAGGCAATGTTGATGAAGCTTGAAGGGTTGGCACGGGTTGTTGAGAAGAGTAATGAGAAGGTGATTGAGCAGGAACTCCGGATTGGGAAAATGAGGAACAAATTTGCGGGGCTGGAATGA